In Diaphorobacter ruginosibacter, the genomic stretch CCGGCGTGGTTTCCGCACTGCATGTCGGCAAGGCGCCGATTGCGGTGCCGGAACTGCAGCAGGACTTCGGCCGCACGCTGGCAGGCCTGAGCTGGGTGATGTCGGTGTTCCCGTTCGTCGGCCTGCTGGGGGGATTGATTGCCGGCCTGCTCGTCCAATCCAGGGGCGACCGGCGCATGCTGGTGCTGGGCCTGTTGGTACTGGGTGTTTCCAGCATGGCCGGCATCGCCCTGCCCCGCTATGACTGGCTGATTGCCACGCGCATCGTCGAAGGGCTGGGGTTCCTGTTGATCGTGGTCTCGGCGCCTTCGGTGCTCAATCGCCTTGTCATCGGCGGGCGCCGCAGCGTGATTTTCGGTATCTGGAGCTGCTTCATGAGCGCCGGCATCGCGGTGTCGATGCTGCTGGGGCCCCAGCTGGGTAACTGGCACGCACTGTGGATCGTGGACGGAGCGCTCGCCATCGTGATGGCGCTGTGCGTGGTCCTGCGGGTGAGCCCGGCACCGCCGCCGCCGAGACGCCCGGGCACGCAGGCCAACGCCCCGACGGTGGGCGACGACATCCGCAGCGTGCTGACCACGCGCGCTTCCGTATTGCTTGCGCTGGGATTCGGTGTCTACAACCTGCAGTTCTTCGCCTTCATGAGCTTCATGCCCAGCTTTCTCATGGAGCGCGTCGGCCTCACCCTCGCCCAGGCGGGCGTTGCAGCCGCGACGATCATCGCGTCCAACATGATCGGCAACCTCGCGGCAGGCGTGTGCCTGCAGCGCGGCGTGAAGCCGGGCGTGCTGATGGCGCTGACCTTCGTCACCACGGGCGTGATCGGCGCACTGATCTACCTTCCGGGAACGCCTGCGGCCGCGCTGATTCCCCTGAGCTTCCTGTTTTCGTCCCTGGCGGGATTCATTCCGGCCACCATCATCACCACCGCACCGCGGGCAGTGCCGCGGGCGGAACTGGCCCCCATCGGACTGGGCCTGATGATGCAGGGGAATTACCTCGGCCAGGTCAGCGGGCCCATCCTGCTGGGCGCTCTGATGGGTCTTTTCGGCTGGACTTCCGCGGGAATGCAGATTGCGGCAGCCGGCATGGCCGGCGTGTTCATCGGCTTGGCCTTCGAGGGTGCCCGCAGGCGGGCCGCGGTCGACTTCTGAGGCTCAAGCACGATGCGATCCATGCCGCCGAGTCGTCCTCAGGGCTTGATGAACGCGGCAACTCCTGCCCTGAACGCCGCGCTCCCATACACCGAATCGACTAGGTCATCATCATGCAGGTCATGGTCGAGCACGATGCGGCGCAGGCTTTCCTTCACGGCCTGCTGCGTCACGCCCGAGAGTGACACCAGCCGCTGCGCCAGCGCGAGGGCGGCGGCGTCAAGCTCCGGTGCGGCCACGCTCTGCTGTACATATCCGCATGACAGCATCTCATCCGCACCCAGGTAGTCGGCCAGAAGCAACATGCGCTTGACCCTCGGCACGCCCAAGGCAGCCACGAGACGCGCGATGTTGCGCGAGGACAGCGTGTTCGATAGCGTCTTCGCAATGGGTGCACCGAACCGCGAGCCGGGGGTGCAGATGCGGAAATCACAGGCATTGGCGATGGCAAGGCCCCCGCCCACGGTCCAGCCGTCAATGACGGCCACGGTGGGCACCGCAACCCGCTCCACGGCATCGATCACGCGCTCCACGAACGCCTCATAGGCGATCCCCTCGGAGCCGGAGCGAAAGTCCCTGAAGTGCGTGATGTCCGTGCCCGAGATGAACGACTTGCCGCCTTCCCCTTTCAGAAGAATGCAGCGCACCGACGGGACGCTCCCGGCCTCGCCCAGGCATTCCTCCAAGTATTGGAGCAAGCGCTCGTACATGGGAGCGGTCATCGCATTGTGCCGCTCGGGCCGGTGGACGCTGATCCTCGCGATGCCGCCCGGGAGCCGGGCCAGCGTGACGGTCTCTGCCGTGGTGTCCTTCACGCTCATGCGGCCTCGCTGCTCACGCCGTGGAGGGCATCGATCTCGGCGATGATTTCCTCGTTGTGCTCGCCCAGGAGCGGTGGATGGCGGCGCACCTGCTGCGGCGTTCCGAGCATCTTCACCGGAAAGCCGATGTTCTTGACCTTGCCCTCGATCGGGTGGTCGATCTCCATGCACATGCGGCGATGCGTGCCATGCTCGCCCTCGAAGGCTTCCGGGTAGCTCAGGATCGGGCCGGCGGGAATACCGGCCGCGAGCATGAGTTCCACCCATTCCTCGCTGTCCTTCCCGGCGAATTCCCGCTCCAGGGTCTCGATCAGCAGCTCGCGATTCTTCAGCCGCAGCGGCACGGTGGCGAAATCCGGATGTTCGCGCAGCTCGGGACGTTCGATCAGCGCGCACAGCTGGGCCCACAGCTTCTGGTTGGTGGCCCCCATCACGAAATAGCCATCGCGCGCCTTCACGGCCTGGTAGGGTGCGCTCATCTTGTTGCTGGTGCCCAGCGGCGCCGGCGGCACGCCCGTGCCCCAGTACTCGGACATGTCCCAGATGGAAAAGGCCATCACCGAGTCGAACAACGAGGCGTCGATGTGCTGCCCCTGGCCCGTGCGCTGCGCGCCGATGTAGGCGGACAGCAGGCCATAGGTCGCGAACAGCGCGCAACCGATGTCCGCCACTGGAACGCCGGCCTTCACGGGCTTTTCACCCTTGTAGCCGGTCACGCTCATCACGCCGGACATGGCCTGGGCCATCAGGTCGAACCCGGGACGCTTCGCCCAGGGGCCGCTCTGGCCGAAGCCCGAGATGCTGACATAGACGATCTTCGGGTTGATGGCCTTGATGGCCTCGTAGTCGATCTTCAGGCGCTGCACCACGCCGGGCCGGTAGTTCTCGACGATCACATCGGCCGTCGTGGCCAGCTTGTAGAAAAACTCCCGGCCCTCCTCGCTCTTGAGGTCCAGCGTGAGCGACCGCTTGTTGCGGTTCATGTTCAGGAAGCCCATGCTGTCCGGGCCCTTCATCTTGAAGCCCATGGCACCGCGCGTCTGATCGCCGGTTCCGGGCGGCTCCACCTTGATGACGTCAGCGCCCAGGTCCGCCAGCAGCATGCAGGCGAAGGGGCCGGCCATGACCTGGCTGACGTCCAGCACACGGATTCCGGCAAGTGGCAGGGAGGGATTGTTCGGGTTCATATGCGGTTCGGATCGTTGAGGGGGTTTGTCGGCTCGCACGCCTGTCTGCTTGCGGGCCCGTCTCGTGCTCTTCAGCTTTCGTCGGTGATGTTGGCGGCGCGCACGACCTCGCCCCATTTCCTGTACTCCGCCGCCATGAAGGAAGCGAATTTGTCCACCGACCCACCACCGCCCTCCACGCCATAGCCGTCGAAGCGGCTGATCACGTCCGGCATGGCCAGCACCTTGTTGATGTCGGCATTGATGTGTTCGGCCAGCGCCTTGGGCATGTCGCGCGGGCCCACCACGCCGTACCAGCTTGATGCGTCGAAGCCCTTGAACCCCTGTTCGTCCATGGTCGGCATGGCCGGGAAGCCCTTGGCTCGCGACACGCGGGTCTGCACGATGCCTTGCACCTTGCCGGATTTCACCTGCGGCGCTGCGGCCGTCATGGTGTCGAAGCTGAAGTCGATCTGGCCGCCGATCAGGTCGGTCTGCATGGGGCCGGAGCCCTTGTAGGGCACGTGGATGGTCTTCACGCCCGCAGCCATGTTGAACATCTCGGCTGCAAGATGCTGCACTGAGCCCGTTCCCGACGAGCCAAAACTGACCTTGCCCGGGTTCTTCCGGCAGAGTTCGACGACGTCGTTGATCGATGCGAACTTCTGCTTGCTGCCCGACACCAGGATGTGCGGCGTCACGCCGATCAGCGCGATGGGCGCGTAGTCCTTGAGCGGGTCATAGGTGATGCTCTTGAAGATCTGGGGCGAGATGGCGTGCGTGTTCACATGGGCCATCAGCAGGTTCAGGCCATCCTGGAACTTCGACTTGGCGAAGAAATCCGCGCACAGCGCACCGGTCGCGCCCGGCTTGTTCTCCACGACGACCGGCCGACCCCA encodes the following:
- a CDS encoding CynX/NimT family MFS transporter, coding for MRLQIVSHHPPLFMHTTASAEPSRSPSLDVLAISLVILAGVVSALHVGKAPIAVPELQQDFGRTLAGLSWVMSVFPFVGLLGGLIAGLLVQSRGDRRMLVLGLLVLGVSSMAGIALPRYDWLIATRIVEGLGFLLIVVSAPSVLNRLVIGGRRSVIFGIWSCFMSAGIAVSMLLGPQLGNWHALWIVDGALAIVMALCVVLRVSPAPPPPRRPGTQANAPTVGDDIRSVLTTRASVLLALGFGVYNLQFFAFMSFMPSFLMERVGLTLAQAGVAAATIIASNMIGNLAAGVCLQRGVKPGVLMALTFVTTGVIGALIYLPGTPAAALIPLSFLFSSLAGFIPATIITTAPRAVPRAELAPIGLGLMMQGNYLGQVSGPILLGALMGLFGWTSAGMQIAAAGMAGVFIGLAFEGARRRAAVDF
- a CDS encoding CaiB/BaiF CoA transferase family protein, whose product is MNPNNPSLPLAGIRVLDVSQVMAGPFACMLLADLGADVIKVEPPGTGDQTRGAMGFKMKGPDSMGFLNMNRNKRSLTLDLKSEEGREFFYKLATTADVIVENYRPGVVQRLKIDYEAIKAINPKIVYVSISGFGQSGPWAKRPGFDLMAQAMSGVMSVTGYKGEKPVKAGVPVADIGCALFATYGLLSAYIGAQRTGQGQHIDASLFDSVMAFSIWDMSEYWGTGVPPAPLGTSNKMSAPYQAVKARDGYFVMGATNQKLWAQLCALIERPELREHPDFATVPLRLKNRELLIETLEREFAGKDSEEWVELMLAAGIPAGPILSYPEAFEGEHGTHRRMCMEIDHPIEGKVKNIGFPVKMLGTPQQVRRHPPLLGEHNEEIIAEIDALHGVSSEAA
- a CDS encoding Bug family tripartite tricarboxylate transporter substrate binding protein, translated to MQRRQFIASTATALAAGWAGSSLAATSELPKGTIKIYVGWAPGGGTDVFARIVGQKLSEIWGRPVVVENKPGATGALCADFFAKSKFQDGLNLLMAHVNTHAISPQIFKSITYDPLKDYAPIALIGVTPHILVSGSKQKFASINDVVELCRKNPGKVSFGSSGTGSVQHLAAEMFNMAAGVKTIHVPYKGSGPMQTDLIGGQIDFSFDTMTAAAPQVKSGKVQGIVQTRVSRAKGFPAMPTMDEQGFKGFDASSWYGVVGPRDMPKALAEHINADINKVLAMPDVISRFDGYGVEGGGGSVDKFASFMAAEYRKWGEVVRAANITDES
- a CDS encoding enoyl-CoA hydratase; the encoded protein is MSVKDTTAETVTLARLPGGIARISVHRPERHNAMTAPMYERLLQYLEECLGEAGSVPSVRCILLKGEGGKSFISGTDITHFRDFRSGSEGIAYEAFVERVIDAVERVAVPTVAVIDGWTVGGGLAIANACDFRICTPGSRFGAPIAKTLSNTLSSRNIARLVAALGVPRVKRMLLLADYLGADEMLSCGYVQQSVAAPELDAAALALAQRLVSLSGVTQQAVKESLRRIVLDHDLHDDDLVDSVYGSAAFRAGVAAFIKP